The Polynucleobacter necessarius genome has a window encoding:
- the ubiE gene encoding bifunctional demethylmenaquinone methyltransferase/2-methoxy-6-polyprenyl-1,4-benzoquinol methylase UbiE, with protein MSKTHFGYQSVDETEKAGKVAEVFHSVASKYDVMNDLMSFGLHRLWKKVTIARAQVRPGQKVLDIAGGTGDLAAAFARAAGWGHTPEAQVWLSDINASMLGVGRDRLLDQGLALPCVQFDAEKIPFPNNHFDVVTVAFGLRNMTHKDVALAEMLRVIKPGGRVLVLELSKPDAFLQPVYDAYSFKVLPWLGEKIAQDSESYRYLAESIRMHPDAQTLKEMMLTAGFDEVDAHRMTGGIVALHVGIKY; from the coding sequence ATGAGTAAGACTCACTTTGGATACCAAAGCGTCGATGAGACTGAAAAAGCAGGTAAGGTCGCAGAGGTATTTCATTCTGTAGCTAGCAAATACGATGTGATGAATGACTTAATGTCATTCGGCCTTCATCGCCTGTGGAAGAAAGTCACCATTGCTCGTGCACAAGTTCGTCCCGGGCAAAAAGTTTTAGATATCGCTGGTGGTACAGGTGACTTGGCTGCGGCATTTGCACGCGCAGCTGGCTGGGGTCATACCCCGGAAGCGCAAGTGTGGTTAAGCGACATTAATGCTTCCATGCTCGGAGTTGGTCGTGATCGTCTTCTAGATCAAGGCTTGGCTTTGCCCTGCGTTCAGTTTGATGCTGAGAAAATTCCTTTTCCCAATAATCATTTTGATGTAGTGACGGTAGCCTTTGGTTTGCGCAATATGACGCACAAAGATGTTGCCTTAGCAGAGATGCTGCGGGTCATTAAGCCAGGAGGTCGAGTTCTGGTGCTGGAGCTTTCTAAGCCAGATGCCTTTTTACAGCCAGTCTATGACGCATACTCATTTAAGGTTTTACCTTGGTTGGGTGAAAAAATCGCCCAAGATTCTGAGAGCTATCGTTATTTAGCTGAATCCATTCGGATGCACCCAGATGCTCAAACCCTGAAGGAAATGATGCTAACGGCCGGTTTTGATGAAGTTGATGCTCATAGAATGACTGGGGGTATCGTCGCGCTTCATGTTGGTATTAAATACTAG
- a CDS encoding gamma-butyrobetaine hydroxylase-like domain-containing protein, producing MIPTNVVVHQQSKVLELSYENGNTYRLPFEFLRVVSPSAEVQGHGPGQETLQTGKREVLIANIEPVGHYALKPSFSDGHDSGLYSWDYLQFLCENQEELWKEHLDKLAAAGLDRDAPMGVAGGKSCGSH from the coding sequence ATGATTCCAACGAATGTTGTGGTGCATCAGCAGTCAAAAGTTTTAGAGCTCTCTTATGAAAACGGCAACACTTATCGCCTTCCTTTTGAGTTCTTAAGAGTGGTTTCTCCTTCTGCCGAGGTTCAGGGTCATGGTCCTGGACAGGAGACTTTGCAAACCGGTAAACGTGAAGTCCTCATTGCCAATATTGAGCCTGTAGGCCACTACGCCTTGAAGCCTTCCTTTTCAGATGGTCATGATTCTGGCTTGTATTCTTGGGACTACCTGCAATTTTTGTGCGAGAACCAGGAAGAGCTTTGGAAAGAGCATTTAGATAAATTAGCTGCTGCTGGATTAGACCGAGATGCTCCAATGGGTGTTGCTGGTGGCAAGTCTTGTGGTAGTCATTGA
- a CDS encoding DUF3683 domain-containing protein, whose product MNAPLALNQLLDAEAGSPRLREIPYNYTSFPDREIVIRLLGEESWRVLNDLRGVRRTGRSARMLFEVLGDIWVVQRNPFLQDDLLDSANRRKLLIEALWHRLGEVKKRSSGESAEQVQVLLKAAHHAVESFEQGFKEVAEIRKRARKELGRITASDNICFDGVSRAAHVTDATDWRVEFPLVVLKPDYESEIPGLVKACVELGLTIIPRGGGTGYTGGAIPLYAMSAVINTEKLEQIDAVKLKHLPGVEHEVSTIFTGAGVVTRRVSDAAERAGLVFAVDPTSADASCIGGNIAMNAGGKKAVLWGTALDNLASWRMVDPEGNWLDVERLDHNLGKIHVVDKVRFQLTWSDGLSEPGERILKTEILEVEGKRFRKEGLGKDVTDKFLSGLPGVQKEGCDGLITSATWILHRMPKYMRTVCLEFFGQAQEAIPSIVEIKAYLDGLSKDGGPILAGLEHLDDRYLRAVGYSTKSKRNALPKMVLIGDIAGDDEEAVAAATSEVVRMANNRVGEGFVAVSAEARKKFWLDRARTAAIARHTNAFKINEDVVIPLPRMGEYTEGIERINIELSLKNKLQVLDGLEAFLKKSALPLGKNDEDFEIPSAEILGDRVQQALELISKVRARWSDWLTQMDTYFPDLQNYSLRASWKTEVRAELRIIFGGLAFEPILNELEAIHKNILRKRVFVALHMHAGDGNVHTNIPVNSDDYEMLQDAHRAVDRIMKLARSLDGVISGEHGIGITKLEYLTEEELKDFRAYKKRVDPEGRFNKGKLMPHADLRIAYTPSFGLMGHESIIMQQSDIGAIADSVKDCLRCGKCKPVCSTHVPRANLLYSPRDKILATSLLIEAFLYEEQTRRGVSIRHWEMFDDVAAHCTVCHKCLTPCPVKIDFGDVTMNMRNLLRKMGQQRFNPGTAASMLFLNATDPDTIKLARKTMIGWGYKLQRLGNDVFRKLARKQTAHPPATVTKPNIKEQVIFFVNKKMPGNLPKKTARALLDIEDANYVPIIRDPKTTSADTEAVFYFPGCGSERLFSQVGLATQAMLWNVGVQTVLPPGYLCCGYPQRGNGDFDKAEKMITDNRVLFHRVANTLNYLDIKTVVVSCGTCYDQLAGYQFEQIFPGCRIIDIHEYLLEKGVKLSNVTGVKYMYHDPCHSPMKLQDPLKTVNELIQLEDGKAIQKNDRCCGESGTLAVTRPDISTQVRFRKQIEMEKAANELRKDDFTGDVKVLTSCPSCLQGLTRFDADSDTTADYIVVEMAQKLLGSDWMQDYVTKANQGGIERVLV is encoded by the coding sequence ATGAACGCTCCATTAGCTTTGAACCAGTTGTTGGATGCTGAAGCGGGCTCACCCCGCCTCCGCGAAATCCCCTACAACTACACCTCTTTTCCCGATCGTGAAATCGTTATTCGCTTGTTGGGTGAGGAGTCATGGCGCGTTCTGAATGATTTGCGTGGGGTGCGCCGTACTGGCCGCTCGGCCCGCATGTTGTTCGAAGTTCTGGGTGATATCTGGGTTGTGCAACGCAATCCTTTCCTGCAAGATGACCTATTAGATAGCGCCAATCGTCGCAAATTGTTGATTGAAGCTCTTTGGCATCGTCTTGGCGAGGTGAAGAAAAGATCTAGCGGCGAATCTGCTGAGCAAGTGCAGGTTTTATTGAAAGCCGCACACCATGCGGTTGAAAGTTTTGAGCAGGGCTTTAAAGAGGTTGCGGAAATTCGTAAGCGTGCTCGTAAAGAGTTGGGCCGCATTACTGCCTCTGACAATATTTGCTTTGATGGTGTCTCACGTGCAGCGCATGTGACTGATGCAACAGACTGGCGTGTTGAGTTTCCACTGGTAGTGCTTAAGCCGGATTATGAATCTGAAATCCCTGGTTTGGTGAAAGCCTGTGTTGAGTTGGGCTTAACCATCATTCCTCGCGGAGGTGGCACGGGTTATACCGGTGGCGCTATTCCTCTCTACGCTATGTCGGCAGTGATTAACACTGAGAAGCTTGAGCAAATCGATGCTGTCAAGCTTAAACACTTACCGGGTGTAGAGCATGAAGTTTCTACGATCTTTACTGGTGCTGGCGTAGTAACCCGCAGAGTCTCAGACGCTGCAGAGCGCGCTGGGCTGGTGTTTGCGGTCGACCCAACTTCAGCGGATGCGAGTTGCATTGGTGGCAACATTGCCATGAACGCTGGGGGTAAGAAAGCAGTCTTGTGGGGTACTGCACTCGATAACTTAGCTAGCTGGCGCATGGTCGATCCAGAGGGTAATTGGCTTGATGTCGAACGTCTTGACCACAATCTGGGAAAAATTCACGTTGTAGATAAAGTGCGTTTTCAGCTGACTTGGTCTGATGGCTTGAGTGAGCCAGGCGAGCGCATTCTTAAAACAGAAATTTTAGAAGTAGAAGGCAAGCGCTTTCGTAAAGAAGGTTTAGGTAAGGATGTGACTGATAAGTTTTTATCAGGCTTACCTGGCGTTCAAAAAGAAGGTTGCGATGGCTTGATTACCAGCGCTACTTGGATTTTGCATCGCATGCCTAAATACATGCGTACTGTTTGCTTGGAGTTTTTTGGTCAAGCACAAGAGGCGATTCCGAGCATTGTAGAAATCAAAGCCTACCTCGATGGTTTGAGTAAAGATGGCGGGCCAATCCTTGCCGGCCTAGAACATTTGGATGATCGCTACTTAAGAGCAGTTGGATATTCCACGAAGTCCAAGCGCAATGCTTTGCCCAAGATGGTATTGATTGGTGACATTGCTGGCGATGATGAGGAAGCGGTGGCGGCGGCGACTAGTGAAGTTGTGCGCATGGCCAACAACCGAGTGGGCGAAGGCTTTGTGGCAGTTAGTGCCGAGGCACGTAAGAAGTTTTGGCTCGATCGTGCGCGTACTGCTGCGATTGCTCGTCATACTAACGCTTTTAAGATCAATGAAGACGTGGTGATCCCATTGCCGCGTATGGGTGAATACACCGAGGGTATCGAGCGCATCAATATTGAACTCTCGCTTAAAAATAAATTACAAGTTTTAGATGGTCTCGAAGCTTTCTTGAAAAAGAGCGCTTTACCACTTGGTAAGAATGATGAGGATTTTGAAATCCCCAGCGCTGAAATTTTGGGTGATCGCGTTCAGCAAGCTTTAGAACTTATTTCTAAAGTACGGGCGCGTTGGTCAGACTGGCTGACACAGATGGATACGTACTTCCCGGATCTGCAGAATTACAGTTTGCGTGCTTCATGGAAGACTGAGGTTCGTGCTGAACTGAGAATCATTTTTGGCGGCTTGGCGTTTGAGCCCATCCTCAATGAATTAGAGGCTATTCATAAAAATATTTTGCGCAAGCGCGTGTTCGTAGCGCTGCATATGCATGCTGGTGACGGTAATGTGCATACCAATATTCCAGTGAATTCGGATGACTATGAGATGTTGCAAGATGCACATCGCGCTGTCGATCGGATTATGAAATTAGCCCGCTCATTAGATGGTGTGATTTCTGGTGAGCATGGGATCGGCATTACGAAGCTCGAGTATTTGACTGAGGAAGAGCTCAAAGATTTCCGCGCTTATAAAAAACGTGTGGATCCTGAGGGGCGTTTCAACAAAGGCAAGTTAATGCCGCATGCGGATCTCCGCATTGCCTACACTCCGAGCTTTGGCTTGATGGGCCATGAGTCCATCATCATGCAGCAGAGCGATATTGGCGCGATCGCAGATAGCGTGAAAGATTGTTTACGTTGCGGTAAGTGCAAGCCGGTCTGTTCTACGCATGTGCCGCGCGCAAATTTACTTTACAGTCCACGCGACAAAATTTTGGCAACCTCGCTGTTAATCGAAGCCTTCTTGTATGAAGAGCAGACACGCCGTGGCGTGTCGATTCGTCATTGGGAAATGTTTGATGACGTTGCAGCGCATTGCACTGTATGTCATAAGTGCTTAACGCCATGCCCAGTCAAAATTGACTTCGGTGACGTCACCATGAATATGCGTAACTTGTTACGCAAGATGGGTCAACAACGTTTCAATCCTGGAACAGCGGCATCTATGCTCTTCTTGAATGCCACCGATCCAGACACAATCAAGTTGGCTCGTAAGACCATGATTGGCTGGGGTTATAAGCTTCAGCGTTTGGGTAACGATGTATTCCGTAAACTGGCACGTAAGCAAACTGCCCATCCACCTGCAACGGTTACCAAGCCCAATATAAAAGAGCAGGTCATTTTCTTTGTGAATAAGAAGATGCCTGGTAACTTGCCGAAGAAAACTGCGCGCGCACTTTTGGATATTGAGGATGCGAATTACGTGCCGATTATTCGTGATCCAAAAACGACTTCTGCGGATACGGAAGCGGTGTTTTATTTCCCTGGTTGTGGATCTGAGCGTTTGTTCTCGCAAGTGGGTTTGGCGACGCAAGCAATGTTGTGGAATGTGGGTGTACAAACGGTATTACCCCCAGGCTACCTCTGTTGCGGCTACCCTCAGCGTGGCAATGGCGACTTCGATAAAGCAGAAAAGATGATTACGGACAATCGCGTTCTCTTCCATCGCGTTGCTAATACCCTGAACTACTTAGATATCAAGACTGTCGTAGTTTCATGTGGTACTTGCTATGACCAGTTAGCAGGTTATCAGTTTGAGCAGATCTTCCCAGGTTGCCGCATCATTGATATTCATGAGTATTTACTTGAAAAGGGCGTCAAGCTCTCGAATGTAACTGGTGTGAAATATATGTATCACGATCCATGCCACTCACCGATGAAGTTGCAGGATCCACTTAAGACTGTAAATGAGTTGATTCAGCTTGAAGATGGCAAAGCCATTCAGAAGAATGATCGCTGCTGTGGTGAATCTGGAACTCTTGCTGTGACTCGCCCTGATATTTCAACTCAAGTGCGCTTCCGTAAGCAGATCGAGATGGAGAAGGCTGCCAATGAATTGCGTAAAGATGATTTCACTGGCGATGTCAAAGTGCTAACAAGCTGCCCATCTTGCCTACAAGGCCTTACTCGCTTTGATGCCGATAGTGATACGACTGCTGATTACATCGTAGTTGAAATGGCGCAAAAATTATTGGGCTCTGATTGGATGCAGGATTATGTTACTAAGGCAAATCAAGGCGGCATTGAAAGGGTATTGGTTTAA
- the ilvA gene encoding threonine ammonia-lyase, biosynthetic encodes MATNYLKKILSARVYDVARETELQVAPELTKRLGNQVLLKREDNQPVFSFKLRGAYNKMAHLPPEALKRGVIAASTGNHAQGVALAAAKMKCKAVIVMPLTTPSVKIDAVKARGGSWVEVILHGESYSDAFQYSELLEKKWGLTFVHPFDDPDVITGQGTIAQEIFQQHQEPIDAIFVAIGGGGLIAGIGEYVKAVSPKTKVIGVQSVDSDAMRRSLEANKRIEMKDVGLFSDGTAVKLVGKETFRICKRVVDDIITVDTDEICAAINDVFTDTRSILEPAGALAIAGMKKYVEKHRLKKKTLVAIACGANMNFSRLRFVAERADVGEFREAVFAVTIPEERGSFKRFCELLGKRNVTEFNYRIADQSEAHIFVGIGTQKAADSTTIAKHFRKAKFATIDLTHDELAKSHLRHMVGGRSTLAQDELLYRFEFPERPGALMKFLTSMAPNWNISLFHYRNHGADYGRILVGLQVPKNEQKKFQNFLASLGYPHWNETDNPAYRLFLK; translated from the coding sequence ATGGCAACGAACTATTTAAAGAAAATTTTATCGGCCCGAGTCTACGATGTGGCCAGGGAAACAGAGCTCCAAGTAGCCCCCGAACTCACGAAGCGCTTAGGTAACCAAGTTTTACTCAAAAGAGAGGATAACCAGCCGGTTTTCTCCTTCAAACTGCGTGGCGCCTATAACAAAATGGCCCATTTGCCCCCAGAAGCCCTAAAACGGGGGGTTATTGCAGCTTCAACCGGCAATCATGCCCAAGGCGTGGCCTTGGCGGCAGCCAAAATGAAGTGCAAAGCGGTCATCGTGATGCCACTCACCACCCCCAGCGTCAAAATTGACGCAGTCAAGGCGCGCGGCGGGTCTTGGGTTGAAGTGATCTTGCATGGTGAGTCCTATAGCGATGCTTTCCAATACTCTGAATTGTTGGAGAAAAAATGGGGCTTAACCTTTGTCCACCCTTTTGATGACCCCGATGTCATTACTGGACAGGGAACGATTGCCCAAGAAATTTTTCAGCAACACCAAGAGCCTATCGATGCCATTTTTGTCGCTATCGGTGGTGGTGGCCTCATTGCAGGTATCGGTGAATATGTCAAAGCAGTCAGCCCCAAGACCAAGGTAATCGGCGTTCAGTCAGTTGATTCAGATGCAATGAGAAGATCACTCGAAGCTAATAAGCGCATCGAGATGAAAGATGTCGGCCTGTTCTCCGATGGCACTGCAGTCAAACTCGTTGGTAAAGAAACTTTTCGTATTTGCAAACGCGTAGTTGATGACATCATCACTGTTGATACTGATGAAATCTGCGCCGCTATCAATGATGTCTTCACGGATACCCGCAGCATTCTCGAGCCGGCTGGCGCTTTAGCCATTGCCGGTATGAAGAAGTATGTCGAGAAGCATCGCCTGAAAAAGAAAACATTGGTAGCAATTGCTTGTGGCGCGAATATGAATTTCAGTCGCCTACGCTTTGTTGCCGAGCGCGCTGATGTTGGTGAATTCCGCGAAGCCGTTTTTGCAGTCACCATTCCTGAAGAGCGTGGCTCATTCAAGCGCTTCTGCGAGTTGCTTGGCAAGCGTAATGTCACTGAATTTAACTACCGCATTGCCGACCAAAGCGAAGCGCATATTTTTGTTGGTATTGGCACTCAAAAGGCCGCTGATAGCACCACTATTGCAAAGCATTTTCGCAAAGCAAAATTTGCAACAATCGATTTGACGCATGATGAGTTAGCAAAATCTCACCTGCGTCATATGGTGGGCGGTCGCTCTACTCTTGCTCAAGATGAATTACTTTATCGCTTTGAATTTCCGGAGCGCCCAGGTGCTTTGATGAAGTTCCTGACCAGCATGGCACCCAATTGGAATATCAGTCTTTTCCATTACCGCAATCACGGTGCAGACTATGGTCGCATCTTGGTTGGCCTTCAGGTTCCCAAAAATGAGCAGAAGAAATTTCAAAATTTCTTGGCTTCACTCGGTTACCCACACTGGAATGAAACTGATAATCCTGCTTATCGTCTGTTCCTTAAATGA
- a CDS encoding 5'-nucleotidase, producing MSYTLTGKLVVAISSRALFDFEEENRIFESTDDSAYMKLQLERLSKAAQTGVAFPLVKKLLAFNEEGEQRVEVVILSRNDPVSGLRVFRSAEHHGLHLERGVFTRGRPPYHYLRSLHANLFLSANEDDVRATIDAGFPAARVYPESSKTAESHPNEIRIAFDGDAVLFSDEAEQVFQSEGLVAFVDHESKKAAIPLPPGPFKPLLEVLHRLQRTTSEKGMRIRTALVTARSAPAHERAIRTLMAWGIDVDEAMFLGGLSKSEFLREFEPDFFFDDQTGHCQSAASVAPTGHVVSGVSNKPKS from the coding sequence GTGTCATACACACTCACCGGGAAACTCGTCGTTGCGATTTCATCGCGCGCCTTATTTGATTTCGAAGAAGAAAATCGTATCTTCGAATCTACAGATGACAGTGCCTACATGAAACTCCAATTAGAGCGCTTATCTAAAGCTGCGCAAACTGGAGTTGCTTTTCCGCTTGTAAAGAAGTTGCTCGCATTTAATGAAGAAGGTGAGCAGCGTGTTGAGGTAGTCATTCTTTCTCGCAATGATCCAGTGAGCGGCTTACGCGTATTCCGTTCAGCAGAACATCATGGCCTTCATTTAGAGCGTGGCGTATTTACCAGAGGGCGCCCACCATATCACTACCTTCGCTCGCTACATGCCAACCTATTTCTCTCGGCTAACGAAGATGATGTGCGTGCCACGATTGATGCAGGGTTTCCTGCGGCACGTGTTTATCCAGAATCCAGTAAGACTGCAGAGTCTCACCCAAATGAAATTCGCATTGCTTTTGACGGAGATGCTGTTTTGTTTTCCGATGAGGCGGAGCAAGTATTTCAGAGTGAAGGCTTAGTAGCCTTTGTCGATCATGAAAGCAAGAAGGCTGCGATCCCTTTGCCGCCAGGCCCATTTAAACCTTTACTAGAAGTGCTGCATCGCTTGCAACGCACCACTAGTGAAAAGGGTATGCGCATTCGAACAGCATTAGTTACGGCTCGCTCTGCACCCGCACATGAACGTGCCATTCGTACGCTCATGGCTTGGGGTATCGATGTCGATGAAGCCATGTTCCTAGGCGGACTCTCCAAGAGCGAATTCCTCCGCGAGTTTGAGCCAGACTTCTTCTTTGATGATCAAACCGGTCACTGCCAATCCGCTGCATCAGTAGCGCCTACTGGTCATGTCGTATCTGGCGTATCCAATAAACCTAAAAGCTAA
- the queF gene encoding NADPH-dependent 7-cyano-7-deazaguanine reductase QueF (Catalyzes the NADPH-dependent reduction of 7-cyano-7-deazaguanine (preQ0) to 7-aminomethyl-7-deazaguanine (preQ1) in queuosine biosynthesis) produces MPTLSLGQATQYPDQYDPSLLFPIPRSENRLKLDIKPNQALPFVGIDVWNAFELGWLNKKEKPQIALAEFQIPADSPNMIESKSFKLYLNSLNSARFEDEAEVRERLIADLSAVAGSKTATRINPTEIVAKKGIQEMSGVLMDRLDIEIDPSLSADPALLEVNESFGPIEQCLVSHLLKSNCPVTGQPDWASVQIRYQGRPILEEGLLRYLIGFRQKGEFHEHCVETIFTDIKHQCKPEKLSVYARYTRRGGLDINPFRTDHNAPWPDNMRHARQ; encoded by the coding sequence ATGCCCACACTTTCTCTTGGTCAAGCAACGCAATATCCCGATCAATACGATCCGAGCTTGCTCTTTCCTATTCCGCGTTCAGAGAATCGCCTTAAGCTTGATATCAAGCCCAATCAAGCCTTACCTTTTGTAGGCATTGATGTTTGGAATGCCTTTGAGCTTGGCTGGCTCAATAAAAAAGAGAAACCCCAGATTGCCCTAGCGGAATTTCAGATACCAGCTGATTCCCCCAATATGATTGAGTCCAAATCATTCAAGCTGTATCTGAACAGTCTCAATAGTGCCCGCTTTGAAGATGAAGCTGAAGTGCGCGAAAGATTGATTGCAGATTTATCGGCAGTAGCTGGGAGCAAGACTGCCACTCGCATCAACCCAACAGAGATAGTTGCCAAAAAAGGAATACAAGAGATGAGCGGCGTTCTCATGGATCGTCTTGATATCGAAATCGATCCAAGCCTATCCGCTGATCCTGCTTTGCTAGAGGTAAATGAATCGTTTGGACCCATCGAGCAATGCTTGGTTTCCCATTTACTTAAATCCAATTGCCCGGTGACCGGTCAACCAGATTGGGCTAGCGTACAAATTCGCTATCAAGGCCGCCCCATTTTGGAAGAAGGCTTGCTGCGCTACTTAATCGGATTTAGACAAAAGGGAGAGTTTCATGAGCATTGCGTTGAAACCATCTTTACGGATATCAAGCACCAGTGCAAACCAGAGAAACTTTCTGTCTACGCTCGCTATACCCGACGTGGCGGTCTGGATATCAACCCCTTCCGCACCGATCACAATGCGCCCTGGCCTGACAATATGCGCCACGCTAGGCAATAA
- the ssb gene encoding single-stranded DNA-binding protein, producing the protein MASVNKVIIVGNVGRDPETRYMPSGDAVTNISVATSDRYKDKQSGEMKETTEWHRVAFFGKLAEIAGQYLKKGSQVYVEGRLRTRKWTDASGQEKYSTEIVAETMQMLGGKPVGGGGDGGESYSRSKPAKQSAPASSNAASLGAMDDDIPF; encoded by the coding sequence ATGGCTTCGGTAAATAAGGTCATCATCGTAGGTAACGTAGGGCGCGACCCAGAAACACGTTATATGCCAAGCGGCGACGCAGTAACCAACATTTCAGTAGCGACATCAGATCGTTACAAAGATAAGCAGTCTGGCGAAATGAAAGAAACCACAGAATGGCACCGCGTTGCATTCTTTGGAAAACTTGCAGAGATCGCTGGTCAATACCTCAAAAAAGGTTCACAGGTTTATGTAGAAGGTCGTTTGCGAACACGTAAATGGACTGACGCTAGTGGCCAGGAAAAATATTCCACTGAGATCGTTGCAGAAACAATGCAAATGCTTGGCGGTAAGCCAGTAGGTGGCGGTGGTGACGGTGGCGAAAGCTATAGCCGCTCAAAGCCGGCTAAGCAGTCTGCACCAGCATCTTCAAATGCTGCATCCCTTGGTGCAATGGATGACGATATTCCGTTTTAA
- a CDS encoding MFS transporter, translated as MNPSELRSTLALAGIFGLRMLGLFLLLPVFSIHAHGLPGGEHALWVGLTLGIFNIVQACFYIPLGRLSDRIGRKPVVLWGLSLFVAGALICAAQDDLLWIAIGRGVMGAGAVSAAISAWVADLTREQVRTRAMALVGGSIALSFALSLVIAAPIYRLISLSGIFVVLAVLGVGAMFVAYYILPSTKPEPKAQQASLKEVFLRPELMRLNAGVFVLHATQVAMFLVVPRLLVQAGLPLASHWQVYLPVVLLSFFLMAPILIFGEKKQQLRTILLVAIVLLLIAEFVFTSTHSIIGIAIALLIYFVGFNLLEALQPSLVSRFAKESKGTALGVYNTTQSIGLFTGAVIGGYLMDSLGDLSVFTMGAALLLCWLIIAWSMRELPATVVDSKDEAAKA; from the coding sequence ATGAATCCTTCTGAACTTCGCTCCACTCTGGCCTTAGCAGGCATCTTTGGCCTCCGTATGTTGGGCCTATTTCTGCTTTTGCCGGTTTTCAGCATTCATGCGCATGGTTTGCCGGGCGGTGAGCACGCCCTCTGGGTTGGATTAACTCTGGGAATCTTCAATATTGTTCAGGCTTGCTTCTATATCCCTTTAGGCCGGCTTTCTGACCGAATTGGTCGAAAACCAGTTGTTTTGTGGGGACTTTCTTTATTTGTCGCAGGTGCCTTGATTTGTGCCGCTCAAGACGATCTTCTTTGGATTGCTATTGGCCGTGGGGTGATGGGCGCTGGCGCGGTCTCAGCAGCAATCTCCGCCTGGGTTGCCGATTTAACGCGTGAGCAGGTTCGCACCCGTGCGATGGCCTTGGTGGGAGGAAGTATTGCCCTATCTTTTGCTTTGTCGCTCGTGATTGCTGCGCCAATCTATCGCTTAATTAGTTTGAGCGGAATTTTTGTAGTCTTAGCAGTGCTAGGTGTTGGTGCGATGTTTGTCGCTTATTACATTTTGCCAAGCACTAAGCCTGAGCCCAAGGCTCAACAAGCCAGTCTGAAAGAAGTATTTTTGCGCCCTGAGTTAATGCGCCTCAACGCCGGTGTGTTTGTATTACATGCAACACAAGTAGCGATGTTCTTGGTGGTGCCGCGTTTATTGGTGCAGGCAGGTTTGCCCTTGGCATCACATTGGCAGGTTTATCTCCCTGTTGTTTTGCTCTCCTTTTTCCTAATGGCGCCGATTCTAATTTTTGGTGAAAAGAAGCAGCAGCTAAGAACCATCTTATTGGTGGCGATTGTGTTGCTTCTCATTGCTGAATTTGTGTTTACAAGCACTCACTCTATTATTGGCATTGCGATTGCATTGTTAATTTACTTTGTAGGTTTCAACTTACTGGAAGCATTGCAGCCATCATTAGTCTCTCGTTTTGCCAAAGAATCTAAAGGAACAGCATTGGGGGTTTACAACACCACTCAGTCGATTGGCCTCTTTACAGGAGCTGTAATTGGCGGTTACTTAATGGATAGCCTTGGAGATTTATCGGTCTTTACGATGGGCGCAGCCCTCCTTTTATGCTGGCTTATAATTGCTTGGTCGATGCGCGAATTGCCTGCGACAGTAGTGGATTCAAAGGATGAGGCGGCAAAGGCATAA